In Polypterus senegalus isolate Bchr_013 unplaced genomic scaffold, ASM1683550v1 scaffold_5567, whole genome shotgun sequence, a single window of DNA contains:
- the LOC120522260 gene encoding E3 ubiquitin-protein ligase TRIM47-like, with amino-acid sequence MAEAQLCGLQDEFTCSVCQDTLTDPVTILCGHNFCLKCLTDCWDQSQECSCPQCRHTFTTRPELNRNTLLNEVIKKLKKTALSSPPSQNYAGPGDVECDFCTGKKLRAEKSCLTCMASYCEAHLQPHYEGDALQHHKLVDSDRNLKEKLCEKHQKSLEMFCKTDEMCICLMCVVTEHDGHEKVTLETEREEKEKQLGATLSDIKRRLEEREKTLKQTRRAMEEMKVSGIGRQHFTSKRGE; translated from the exons atggctgaagcccagctgtgTGGATtacaggacgagttcacctgctcggttTGTCaggacaccctgactgaccccgtcACCATCCTCTGTGGTCATAATTTTtgtctgaagtgcctcacggactgctgggatcagagccaagagtgcagctgtcctcagtgcagacacaccttcaccacaaggcctgagctgaacagaaacactctgctgaatgaagtcatcaagaaattaaagaagacggCACTCAGTTCTCCTCCATCTCAGAATTATGCCGGCCCTGGAGACGTGGAGTGCGACTTCTGTACTGGGAAGAAGTTAAGAGCAGAGAAGTCCTGTCTAACCTGCATGGCCTCATACTGTGAGgctcacctgcagcctcactatgaagGAGACGCCCTGCAGCACCACAAGCTGGTTGATTctgatagaaatctgaaggagaaactctgtgagaaacatcagaagAGTCTGGAGATGTTTTGTAAAACTGATGAGATGTGTATCTGCTTGATGTGTGTGGTGACTGAACATGATGGTCATGAAAAGGTCACGctggagacagaaagagaagaaaaagag aaacagctgggggcgacactgagtgacatcaagaggagacttgaggagagagagaagacactgaagcAGACGAGGAGGGCGATGgaggagatgaaggtgagtggaataggaAGACAACACTTCACATCAAAGAGGGGAGAATAA